A stretch of the Sporohalobacter salinus genome encodes the following:
- the zapA gene encoding cell division protein ZapA, which produces MSIEENEDQAGKEPFEKAKVNIFGDEYVIRAEESAEYIKQVAKCVNQEIEEVTEKGARLSRVKMMVLVAMNLADRYYKTQEHEQEIKNKILDKEEELEKLTEQYKELTKEYNNLQKEHNSLKTKYKKLQQRYDDLDKKHKKLRGERNKFEKKYNNLQQKYKELDNEYQKFLMEFDRED; this is translated from the coding sequence TTGAGTATAGAAGAGAATGAGGATCAAGCAGGGAAGGAACCTTTTGAGAAGGCAAAAGTTAATATTTTTGGTGACGAATATGTAATTCGAGCTGAAGAGTCGGCTGAATATATTAAACAAGTAGCTAAATGTGTAAATCAAGAGATAGAGGAAGTGACAGAAAAAGGGGCTAGATTAAGTAGAGTGAAGATGATGGTCTTAGTAGCTATGAATTTGGCTGACAGATATTATAAAACGCAGGAGCATGAGCAAGAGATAAAAAATAAGATTTTGGACAAGGAAGAGGAATTAGAAAAGTTAACGGAACAGTATAAAGAGTTAACTAAAGAATATAATAATTTACAGAAAGAGCATAATAGTTTAAAAACAAAATATAAGAAATTGCAGCAAAGATATGATGATTTAGATAAAAAACATAAAAAGCTAAGAGGAGAACGTAATAAGTTTGAGAAAAAGTATAATAATTTACAGCAAAAATACAAAGAATTAGATAATGAATATCAAAAGTTTTTAATGGAATTTGATAGGGAGGATTAG
- the polX gene encoding DNA polymerase/3'-5' exonuclease PolX, with translation MENLKVAWILEEISDLLKLKGANYFKVQSYYDVSKRIKNLDMNIKKIADNDRLEEIEGIGESLAATIDEILKTGTCSKYEELKAEIPIGLLKILDLPGIGPKKVKLFYEELEITDLEELKKAAKRQELRKLSGIGAKTEIKVLESIKKAKKRNDKVDLGLATALAEELLDICAKLKSVIKVEIVGSLRRKEELISDLDLLVVTDDFNQVSEVMKEIPIVTKVLAETEEKLKLASKSSIPIEIFFVSEDEFYSTLIATTGNQEHYKSLIELAAKKGYRLDNTGVYELSSDEAQEINSEEEIYQLLDLPYIIPELRTGDREIKAARERNLPVKLKLDDIMGDLHVHTNWSDGGNTIREMALAAKDRGYQFLSICDHSKSLGVAGGLTIDNLKRQIEEIDVLNEELTDFRVLKGAEVDILHDGDLDYPQEILNELDMVVASVHSGFRQSREQMTSRILRALEHESVNVLGHPTGRLLGKRAPYAVDIEKVIEKAVETDTILEINASPNRLDLNSKHLWMAKQAGAKIVINTDAHNIQQLNNMRFGVYNARKGWIEPREIINTYSLGQLLDLLCC, from the coding sequence ATGGAAAATTTAAAAGTTGCTTGGATTTTAGAGGAAATTTCCGATCTTTTAAAGTTAAAAGGGGCTAATTATTTTAAAGTTCAGTCTTATTATGATGTTAGTAAAAGAATTAAAAATTTAGATATGAATATTAAAAAAATAGCAGATAATGATAGATTAGAGGAAATTGAAGGAATTGGTGAAAGCTTAGCAGCTACTATTGATGAAATTTTAAAGACTGGAACCTGTTCTAAATACGAAGAACTTAAAGCTGAGATACCTATTGGTTTATTAAAGATTCTTGATTTGCCAGGTATAGGTCCTAAAAAGGTTAAGCTTTTTTATGAAGAATTAGAGATTACAGATTTAGAGGAATTAAAGAAAGCTGCTAAGAGGCAGGAGTTGAGAAAATTATCTGGTATTGGAGCTAAGACTGAAATTAAGGTTCTTGAATCTATTAAAAAGGCTAAAAAACGAAATGATAAGGTTGATTTAGGTTTGGCAACTGCTTTAGCTGAGGAATTATTGGATATTTGTGCTAAATTAAAAAGTGTTATCAAAGTAGAGATAGTAGGTAGTTTACGGCGAAAAGAAGAATTAATTAGTGATCTTGATCTTTTAGTAGTGACTGATGATTTTAATCAGGTTAGTGAAGTGATGAAAGAAATACCTATAGTTACTAAGGTGTTAGCTGAAACTGAAGAAAAATTAAAGTTGGCCAGCAAATCTAGTATTCCTATAGAGATTTTTTTTGTTTCTGAAGATGAATTTTATTCTACTTTAATAGCAACAACTGGTAATCAGGAGCATTATAAATCTTTGATTGAGTTAGCAGCTAAAAAAGGGTATCGTTTAGATAATACTGGGGTTTATGAACTTAGTAGTGATGAGGCTCAGGAAATCAATTCTGAGGAAGAAATTTATCAATTATTGGATTTACCATATATTATTCCAGAACTGCGAACAGGAGACAGAGAGATTAAAGCAGCAAGGGAAAGGAACTTACCAGTTAAGTTAAAACTAGATGATATAATGGGCGATCTACATGTACATACTAACTGGAGTGATGGTGGTAATACCATTAGGGAAATGGCTTTGGCTGCTAAGGATAGGGGATATCAATTTTTATCTATCTGTGATCACTCAAAATCATTAGGAGTAGCGGGCGGCTTAACAATAGATAATTTAAAACGGCAAATAGAAGAGATAGATGTTTTGAATGAAGAATTAACTGACTTTAGAGTTTTAAAAGGAGCCGAAGTAGATATTTTACATGATGGAGACCTAGATTATCCGCAAGAAATTTTAAATGAGTTAGATATGGTAGTAGCATCAGTTCATTCAGGTTTTAGGCAGTCTCGAGAACAGATGACTAGTCGAATTTTGAGGGCATTAGAGCATGAATCTGTTAATGTATTAGGCCATCCTACTGGTCGGTTATTAGGGAAGCGGGCTCCTTATGCAGTGGATATTGAAAAAGTAATTGAAAAAGCAGTAGAAACGGATACAATTTTAGAAATTAATGCATCACCAAATAGATTGGATCTAAATAGCAAACATCTTTGGATGGCTAAACAAGCAGGAGCTAAGATAGTAATCAATACCGATGCTCATAATATTCAACAGCTTAATAATATGCGATTTGGAGTTTATAATGCTCGCAAAGGTTGGATTGAACCGAGAGAGATTATTAATACTTATTCTTTAGGACAATTATTGGACTTATTGTGTTGTTAA
- a CDS encoding CvpA family protein, translating into MQGINLLDFGIIIIIISSILRGYHKGMIRQVISILALAAAFYVAMNNYQVVAVYFNENFPIPMSIAQVVGFAVIIVVISAIINILGYLLNKLTGLLLLSMVDSIGGAILGLIKGSLIVYILLILIVRIPYPLIENSLQSSILADKFLSLTPVFEKELQEFIN; encoded by the coding sequence ATGCAGGGTATTAATCTTTTGGATTTTGGGATAATAATTATTATTATTTCTTCTATACTTCGCGGCTATCATAAAGGAATGATTAGACAAGTTATTTCTATTTTAGCTTTGGCCGCTGCTTTTTATGTTGCTATGAATAATTATCAGGTAGTAGCTGTTTATTTCAATGAAAATTTTCCAATTCCAATGTCGATTGCACAAGTTGTGGGTTTTGCTGTAATTATAGTTGTTATTAGTGCTATAATAAATATTTTAGGTTATTTGTTAAATAAATTAACTGGTCTCTTATTATTATCAATGGTTGATAGTATAGGAGGAGCAATTTTAGGTTTAATTAAAGGTAGTTTAATAGTTTACATTCTATTAATTTTGATTGTTCGAATACCATATCCATTAATTGAGAATTCCCTTCAGTCTTCTATTCTGGCAGACAAGTTTTTATCATTAACTCCAGTTTTTGAAAAAGAATTACAAGAATTTATAAATTAA
- a CDS encoding Nif3-like dinuclear metal center hexameric protein, whose protein sequence is MKLREIYELALEMGIEADPRGEDEVNNKLKEIREEYEELDEEEKEEFDEAELDNPYSDTRILYGDSEEEINRILVGIDIDVSEILIADRLTEKGEDIDLVMSHHPEGKALAALHQVMHMQEDILYEHGVPINVAEGIMAERIQEVERRLMPVNHNKARDAARIFDIPLLSVHTPADNLVTKYLQNKIDEEDPKKVEDVIQLLKEVPEYKKAVTEKAGPKVVVGDEDRRAGKVVIDMTGGTGGSKEAFKNLSQAGVGTLVCMHIGEEHRKMAEENHINVIIAGHMASDSIGLNLFLDRLKEKEIEIIPCSGLIRVERD, encoded by the coding sequence ATGAAGTTAAGAGAAATATATGAATTAGCTTTAGAGATGGGGATTGAAGCTGATCCTCGTGGTGAAGATGAAGTGAATAATAAATTGAAAGAGATTAGAGAAGAGTATGAAGAACTCGATGAAGAAGAAAAAGAAGAATTTGATGAAGCTGAACTAGATAATCCGTATTCTGATACCAGAATTCTTTATGGAGATTCAGAAGAAGAAATAAATAGGATCTTGGTTGGGATTGATATTGATGTTAGTGAAATATTAATTGCTGATAGATTAACAGAAAAAGGGGAAGATATTGATTTAGTAATGTCTCATCATCCTGAAGGCAAAGCATTGGCAGCTTTACATCAGGTGATGCATATGCAAGAGGATATTCTTTATGAACACGGGGTGCCTATCAATGTAGCAGAGGGGATTATGGCAGAACGAATTCAGGAAGTTGAACGACGACTTATGCCAGTTAATCATAATAAAGCTAGAGATGCTGCTCGTATTTTTGATATTCCTTTGCTTTCTGTTCATACGCCAGCAGATAATTTAGTAACAAAGTATTTACAAAATAAAATTGATGAAGAAGATCCAAAGAAAGTAGAAGATGTAATTCAGTTACTCAAAGAGGTGCCAGAATATAAAAAGGCAGTTACTGAGAAGGCAGGTCCTAAGGTTGTTGTAGGTGATGAAGATAGGCGAGCTGGTAAAGTAGTAATTGATATGACAGGAGGAACTGGTGGTTCTAAAGAAGCATTTAAGAATTTATCTCAGGCTGGAGTCGGCACTTTAGTCTGTATGCATATAGGTGAAGAACATCGTAAAATGGCAGAAGAGAATCATATTAATGTAATTATTGCTGGACATATGGCTAGTGATTCTATTGGATTAAACTTATTTTTGGATAGATTGAAAGAAAAGGAAATTGAAATTATACCT